From Streptomyces sp. HUAS MG91, the proteins below share one genomic window:
- a CDS encoding potassium channel family protein, which yields MTESPLARWERYNGAVLGVASLLYLASYAVRVLGHGLPAAVRDLCLAVTFASWAVFALDYGVRRRLSGQRWPRFVRTHWLDTVVLVLPLLRPVRIVQAYETVQAHHDGPRLALHARVITYAGVSVTLLGFAGSLALYQQERTAPGADIVTYGDAVWFTCTTLSTVGYGDLAPVTPLGRLIAVGVMACGLALLGAVTGTFSSWLLQVFAREGERPPGNSPGASDGKD from the coding sequence ATGACGGAGAGCCCCCTCGCCCGCTGGGAGCGGTACAACGGCGCCGTGCTCGGCGTGGCCTCCCTGCTGTACCTCGCCAGCTACGCGGTCCGGGTCCTGGGCCACGGCCTGCCCGCCGCCGTGCGCGACCTGTGTCTGGCGGTGACCTTCGCGTCCTGGGCCGTGTTCGCCCTGGACTACGGGGTGCGGCGGCGGCTCAGCGGGCAGCGCTGGCCGCGCTTCGTGCGCACGCACTGGCTGGACACGGTGGTGCTGGTGCTGCCGCTGCTGCGGCCGGTGCGGATCGTGCAGGCCTACGAGACGGTGCAGGCGCACCACGACGGGCCGCGGCTCGCCCTGCACGCGCGCGTGATCACGTACGCCGGTGTCTCGGTGACCCTGCTCGGCTTCGCGGGCTCGCTCGCCCTGTACCAGCAGGAGCGCACCGCTCCGGGCGCGGACATCGTCACGTACGGGGACGCGGTCTGGTTCACCTGCACGACGCTGTCGACCGTGGGCTACGGCGATCTGGCGCCGGTGACGCCGCTGGGGCGTCTCATCGCGGTGGGCGTGATGGCCTGTGGTCTGGCCCTGCTGGGCGCGGTCACCGGCACGTTCTCGTCGTGGCTGCTCCAGGTCTTCGCGCGGGAGGGCGAGAGGCCCCCGGGGAACTCCCCGGGGGCCTCCGACGGCAAGGACTGA